From the genome of Acidobacteriota bacterium, one region includes:
- a CDS encoding tRNA (cytidine(34)-2'-O)-methyltransferase, whose translation MTGVSENLSARLNPDSARLHVALIEPEIPPNTGNIARLCAATFTPLHLVGKLGFRTDDKAVRRAGLDYWGEVEIHYQLNVEALYEALPGSRFLYFTTKADRVYTGVQYALGDCLVFGNETRGLPEELLRANWDRALRIPMSNRRVRSLNLATSVGIVLYEALRQLE comes from the coding sequence ATGACCGGCGTTTCTGAGAACTTATCCGCGCGTTTGAACCCCGATTCGGCGCGGCTACACGTTGCGTTGATCGAGCCCGAGATCCCGCCTAACACCGGAAACATCGCGCGGTTATGCGCGGCTACCTTTACGCCCTTGCACCTTGTTGGCAAGCTCGGGTTTCGCACCGACGACAAGGCCGTGCGGCGCGCCGGCCTCGACTATTGGGGCGAGGTCGAGATTCACTATCAGTTGAACGTCGAGGCGCTTTACGAGGCGCTGCCTGGTAGCCGGTTTCTGTATTTCACCACGAAGGCCGATCGCGTCTACACCGGGGTTCAGTACGCGCTCGGCGATTGTCTGGTTTTTGGGAACGAGACCCGAGGTCTACCTGAAGAGTTGCTGCGCGCAAACTGGGATCGCGCGCTTAGGATTCCGATGTCCAACCGGCGCGTGCGCTCACTCAACCTGGCGACGTCCGTAGGGATCGTGCTTTATGAAGCGCTGCGGCAGTTGGAGTAG
- a CDS encoding S8 family peptidase, translating into MRKLLAISACLILFSLILIPRTNVYSQRREDRRQLYVDDQILVKLKAQAEPAPDADQMAEEIVRAPGVRAETLTIRRRADIQLIHLNKSVSVEEAVRRAKEDPRVEYAEPDYLVYATDTVPNDPYFTQMWGLSSFGDPGQQTPNIDATQAWDMTTGSDNVVAAVLDAGVDLQHEDLAANAWVNPLEISGNGVDDDGNGFADDINGWNFRDKNNQTFKSSSEDFHGTHVAGTIGAVGNNGKGVTGVAWHVKLMSLKFLGIQSDGRIGGSTSGAVRGINYAIDIRNRGVNVRVINASFGGGDPSQSLRDAIAAANAAGILFVCAAGNESNNIEEKPTYPAAYSADLSGAMSVAAVDQGGGLAYFSNTGHSSVSVAAPGVAIVSTLPRSPFAPNGAYDRLQGTSMSSPYVAGIAVLLWSQDPSLTPKQVKQRIIATSEPLPSLVSKVAGSGRASAYSALTGRIAPVQAPVVLGVQFAKKVVTINGFGFVDGSAVIEVDDTPLPTVSYDHSFALANGSLTQLTADLGKKPLKRTFPAGVQVGIAVLNPSTGQRSPKFYTTRF; encoded by the coding sequence TTGAGAAAACTCTTAGCAATTAGCGCGTGCCTTATCCTATTCTCCCTAATTCTTATTCCCCGAACGAATGTCTATTCGCAACGGCGTGAAGACCGTCGACAGCTTTATGTCGACGACCAGATCCTGGTCAAACTCAAAGCCCAGGCCGAGCCGGCTCCCGATGCCGACCAGATGGCCGAGGAGATAGTTCGGGCGCCCGGCGTAAGGGCCGAGACTTTGACCATTCGAAGACGCGCCGACATCCAGTTGATCCATCTCAACAAAAGTGTGTCTGTAGAAGAAGCGGTTCGCCGTGCAAAGGAAGACCCGCGAGTCGAGTACGCTGAGCCCGACTACCTCGTCTACGCTACGGACACAGTTCCCAACGATCCTTACTTTACCCAGATGTGGGGGTTATCCAGCTTCGGTGACCCTGGCCAGCAAACTCCGAACATAGATGCGACACAGGCATGGGACATGACCACGGGCAGCGACAACGTAGTGGCTGCGGTGCTGGACGCGGGCGTTGACCTTCAGCACGAAGACCTTGCGGCAAACGCGTGGGTGAATCCGCTGGAGATTTCGGGCAACGGCGTGGACGATGACGGCAACGGTTTCGCCGACGATATCAATGGGTGGAACTTTCGGGATAAAAATAACCAGACCTTCAAATCGAGCAGCGAGGATTTTCACGGTACTCACGTCGCGGGAACTATAGGAGCGGTCGGCAACAATGGCAAAGGGGTGACCGGAGTCGCCTGGCACGTCAAGCTTATGTCGCTGAAGTTCCTGGGTATTCAATCGGACGGCAGGATCGGTGGCTCGACCTCGGGCGCCGTTCGAGGAATTAACTATGCGATCGATATTAGGAACCGCGGTGTTAACGTAAGGGTGATCAACGCGAGCTTCGGGGGCGGCGACCCCTCGCAGTCGCTTCGGGACGCGATCGCTGCAGCGAACGCTGCCGGCATCCTGTTCGTGTGCGCCGCAGGAAACGAGAGTAACAACATTGAGGAAAAACCCACCTATCCCGCGGCTTATTCCGCAGACCTATCGGGAGCCATGTCGGTTGCCGCCGTAGATCAGGGCGGGGGTCTGGCTTACTTCTCAAACACAGGCCACAGCTCGGTGAGCGTTGCTGCACCGGGCGTTGCGATCGTCAGCACGCTGCCACGCAGCCCGTTCGCGCCCAACGGCGCCTACGATAGGCTACAGGGCACGTCGATGTCGTCGCCTTATGTTGCCGGGATAGCTGTGTTGCTGTGGTCGCAAGATCCGTCACTCACGCCGAAGCAGGTGAAGCAGCGGATCATCGCTACGTCTGAGCCGCTGCCCTCGCTCGTGTCCAAGGTTGCGGGCTCAGGACGAGCGAGCGCCTACTCCGCGCTGACAGGCAGGATCGCGCCTGTGCAGGCACCGGTCGTGCTTGGAGTGCAGTTTGCCAAGAAAGTGGTGACAATCAACGGCTTCGGGTTTGTAGACGGTTCGGCAGTGATCGAGGTCGATGACACGCCGCTTCCGACGGTCAGCTACGATCATTCGTTCGCATTGGCAAACGGCTCGTTGACTCAGTTAACCGCCGACCTGGGCAAGAAGCCTTTGAAGAGAACGTTCCCGGCTGGGGTTCAAGTCGGCATCGCTGTCCTCAATCCGTCGACCGGTCAACGATCGCCGAAGTTCTACACGACGAGATTCTGA
- a CDS encoding SPFH domain-containing protein — protein sequence MGGIFAADRAQNAHNNFQDPIAFIKRGGVKGIQLRTLPPGLWPIHPYLFRVSVTKTTVIPQGKVGIVTSADGNQLDPGRLLAKAIDNHKNFQDAELFIASGGQKGPQVDILTPGTYRILTDSTPLEGGGERKPGLFFVRLNDATVIQENQIGLVEALDGATLDPRDYVATQVEGHDNFQDGNEFIGHGGQRGPQKDILLPGTYYINAMLFKVIPESAKEIKPGEVAVIVSNVGKDPSEEVRRAMAAKIRERLEREEQEQVALVAARLNDQETLAEIKQDLALNDPADRRLDQGAHEAYVVPAGFRGIQETVVGPGRYYVNTLAVTPIVIPTTNQTVEWTSGEVANTFNPFEVISKDGFTMQLEVRVVFRIKPEDAPFMVAKIGSVDRLIQNVMHPLIDSIFRNQASESSAMAYLQNRHEEQERAEARVRAHLLKYHVDVVNVLICHIHLPEDLMKTQTEKILAEQKQHMFNAQREAEERRIQLERTRAQADNQVKLMEATVGVEIAGKRSEQRKAEGEGEASYILATGKAEAEKVRLMGEAQGVAYAEQVNAIGPQGVALVEILKVIGEKGVRITPDVMATGGTGDGAGGIGTLLLLNLFRERLDLGAKPTNGGQVLSKQK from the coding sequence GTGGGAGGAATCTTCGCCGCCGATCGCGCCCAAAACGCGCACAATAACTTTCAAGACCCCATCGCTTTCATCAAACGCGGTGGCGTCAAAGGCATTCAGCTTCGCACGCTGCCGCCGGGCCTTTGGCCGATTCACCCCTATCTGTTTCGTGTATCGGTGACTAAGACGACGGTCATCCCGCAGGGCAAGGTCGGCATCGTCACCTCGGCCGACGGCAACCAACTCGACCCGGGCCGTTTGCTTGCTAAGGCGATCGACAATCACAAAAACTTTCAAGACGCTGAGCTTTTCATTGCGTCGGGCGGACAGAAAGGCCCGCAGGTCGACATCCTTACGCCGGGAACCTATCGCATACTGACCGACTCGACGCCCCTTGAAGGAGGCGGCGAAAGAAAGCCGGGATTGTTCTTCGTGCGGCTCAACGACGCCACAGTCATTCAGGAGAATCAGATTGGGCTCGTTGAGGCGTTGGACGGCGCTACGCTTGACCCGCGCGATTACGTCGCCACTCAGGTCGAGGGCCATGACAACTTTCAAGACGGCAACGAATTCATCGGCCACGGCGGGCAGCGCGGGCCGCAGAAAGACATACTGCTTCCGGGCACCTACTACATCAACGCGATGCTGTTCAAAGTGATTCCCGAATCCGCGAAGGAGATCAAGCCGGGCGAAGTCGCCGTGATCGTTTCAAATGTCGGCAAAGACCCTTCGGAAGAAGTGCGCCGCGCAATGGCTGCAAAGATTCGCGAGCGCTTGGAGCGAGAAGAACAAGAGCAAGTAGCTCTTGTCGCGGCGCGGCTCAACGACCAGGAGACTTTGGCCGAGATCAAACAAGACCTCGCGCTCAACGATCCTGCGGACCGGCGGCTGGATCAAGGCGCACACGAAGCCTACGTAGTGCCTGCCGGTTTTCGCGGCATCCAGGAAACCGTAGTCGGGCCAGGGCGTTACTACGTCAACACGCTCGCTGTGACGCCGATAGTCATACCAACGACGAATCAGACCGTTGAATGGACTTCGGGCGAAGTCGCAAACACGTTCAATCCGTTCGAGGTGATTTCGAAAGACGGATTCACGATGCAGCTCGAAGTGCGCGTCGTGTTTCGCATCAAACCGGAAGACGCGCCCTTCATGGTCGCAAAGATCGGCTCGGTCGACCGGTTGATACAGAACGTCATGCACCCGCTGATCGACTCGATCTTCCGTAACCAGGCTTCTGAGTCGTCGGCGATGGCTTATCTGCAAAACCGTCACGAAGAGCAAGAGCGCGCCGAAGCTCGCGTGCGAGCGCACCTCTTGAAGTATCACGTTGACGTGGTGAACGTTTTGATTTGTCACATTCATCTGCCCGAAGATTTGATGAAGACCCAGACCGAAAAGATCCTCGCCGAGCAGAAGCAGCACATGTTCAACGCGCAGCGTGAAGCTGAAGAGCGTCGCATTCAATTGGAGAGGACCAGAGCGCAAGCCGACAATCAGGTTAAATTGATGGAAGCAACTGTCGGCGTTGAGATCGCTGGCAAGCGCTCGGAGCAACGCAAAGCGGAAGGCGAAGGCGAAGCGAGCTACATTCTGGCTACGGGCAAAGCTGAAGCAGAGAAGGTCCGCTTGATGGGTGAAGCTCAGGGGGTGGCTTACGCCGAGCAGGTAAACGCCATCGGTCCGCAAGGGGTGGCCCTGGTCGAGATATTAAAGGTGATCGGCGAAAAAGGAGTGCGCATAACGCCCGACGTGATGGCTACGGGCGGGACTGGCGATGGCGCGGGAGGCATCGGCACTCTACTGTTGCTGAATCTGTTTCGAGAGCGACTCGATCTCGGAGCTAAACCCACCAACGGCGGCCAAGTGCTTTCAAAGCAGAAGTAA
- the alaS gene encoding alanine--tRNA ligase, translating to MTGHEIRQKFLDYFAGRGHRIVRSSPLLPSNDPSLLFTNAGMNQFKDVFLGLETRDYKRAASSQKCVRAGGKHNDLDEVGRTARHHTFFEMLGNFSFGDYFKKEAIYFAWDLLVNELGLEPKRLWFSVFGGDDEVPPDEEAERYWQQVGARPERILRFGRKDNFWQMGETGPCGPCSEIHYYMGERPDDPEHNRVEYVNGQGDTTMEIWNLVFMQFNRSQLPDGSYKLDALPAPSVDTGAGLERLAAVLQGVKSNYDTDLVQPIIDFIAKLADTSYEYDSPAGMSMRVIADHARATAFSLADGIAPGNVGRNYVLRKIMRRAIYHGEKELGLKPPFFHKVTDFVVDLMGEPFPELIASRHLIEQTVRGEEQRFSRILTVGEPRLAELFERHAPAAPPMAELARTYDTYGVPRDLIRVVLGQHGTEIAEDEFNKQFDAALRELQQQTAPSMAETGRRAREIYAKVAEGLPRTEFTGYRETETNAARVLGIIAGDEQRESLSTNESGEVILDRTPFYSEAGGQIGDKGVFEGENVLAEVEDTYSVLPGYHLHKTRVEQGELRVGDAINARVDAERRRQIKANHTGTHLLHAALREVLGPHVKQAGSLVAPDRLRFDFTHYAPLGEDEIAEIERLVNNEILHNRAVQTETRPLEEALKSGAMALFGEKYASDVRVVSVPGFSTELCGGTHVHATGDIGPLKIISDSSIAAGVRRIEALTADAAIARFQADEQVIEQLAERFKVPLLDIPAQVDKLQDQVRRYEREIEQLKLKMAQAESASAADSAREIAGVRVVARRVTNLDANGMRQLADSLSQKLKSGVVVLGQANDGKASLVTRVTDDLTGRLKAGDIVREIAGIVGGKGGGRADMATGGGNKPEKLDEALEASYETVERMLAK from the coding sequence ATGACTGGACACGAGATCAGACAGAAGTTCCTCGACTACTTTGCTGGCCGCGGCCATCGCATCGTCAGAAGCTCGCCGCTGTTGCCCTCGAACGATCCGTCGCTGCTGTTTACCAACGCGGGGATGAATCAGTTCAAGGACGTCTTCCTAGGCCTCGAGACTCGCGACTATAAGCGCGCGGCTTCGTCGCAGAAGTGCGTGCGGGCGGGAGGCAAACACAACGACCTCGATGAAGTCGGCCGCACGGCCAGGCATCACACTTTCTTTGAGATGCTCGGCAATTTTTCGTTCGGCGATTATTTCAAGAAGGAAGCAATCTACTTCGCGTGGGACCTGCTGGTGAACGAACTCGGACTTGAGCCCAAGCGTTTGTGGTTCTCAGTCTTTGGAGGAGACGACGAGGTCCCTCCCGACGAAGAAGCCGAGCGGTATTGGCAGCAGGTAGGCGCGCGGCCCGAGCGAATTCTCCGGTTCGGCCGCAAAGACAACTTCTGGCAGATGGGCGAGACCGGTCCGTGCGGGCCGTGCTCCGAGATTCATTACTATATGGGCGAGCGGCCTGATGATCCTGAACACAATCGTGTCGAATATGTGAACGGACAGGGCGACACGACGATGGAAATCTGGAACCTGGTCTTCATGCAGTTCAATCGGTCGCAGCTTCCCGATGGCTCGTACAAGCTCGACGCGCTTCCCGCGCCTTCTGTGGACACGGGCGCGGGACTCGAGCGGCTCGCGGCCGTGCTCCAGGGAGTAAAGTCAAACTACGATACCGATCTTGTGCAGCCGATCATCGACTTCATCGCGAAGCTTGCCGACACGTCATACGAGTACGATTCGCCTGCTGGTATGTCAATGCGAGTGATCGCCGACCACGCTCGCGCGACTGCGTTCTCGCTTGCGGATGGCATCGCGCCTGGCAACGTCGGGCGCAACTATGTGCTGAGAAAAATAATGCGCCGCGCAATCTATCACGGCGAAAAAGAACTTGGTCTAAAGCCGCCGTTCTTTCACAAGGTCACCGACTTCGTAGTCGATTTGATGGGCGAGCCATTTCCCGAGCTGATCGCGTCGCGACATCTAATCGAACAGACCGTTCGCGGCGAGGAACAACGCTTCAGCCGGATACTAACCGTTGGCGAGCCGAGGCTTGCTGAGTTGTTTGAGCGCCACGCTCCTGCAGCTCCGCCGATGGCTGAGCTTGCTCGCACATACGACACGTATGGCGTGCCGCGCGACCTGATTCGCGTGGTGTTAGGCCAGCACGGCACCGAGATCGCTGAAGACGAGTTCAACAAGCAGTTCGACGCTGCGCTTCGCGAGCTTCAACAGCAGACCGCGCCTTCGATGGCCGAGACTGGCCGGCGCGCGCGTGAGATCTATGCGAAGGTTGCGGAAGGACTGCCGCGTACCGAGTTCACAGGTTATCGCGAGACTGAGACCAACGCCGCGCGCGTGCTCGGAATCATCGCAGGTGACGAACAACGGGAGTCGCTGTCGACGAACGAAAGCGGCGAGGTGATTTTGGATCGTACGCCGTTCTACTCCGAGGCAGGCGGGCAGATCGGCGACAAGGGCGTGTTCGAAGGCGAGAACGTGCTCGCGGAAGTCGAAGACACTTACTCGGTTCTACCCGGCTATCACCTTCACAAGACAAGAGTCGAGCAGGGCGAGCTTCGCGTGGGCGACGCGATAAACGCGCGTGTCGATGCCGAGCGCCGCCGGCAAATCAAAGCCAATCATACCGGCACTCATCTACTGCACGCCGCTCTTCGTGAAGTGCTCGGGCCACACGTGAAGCAAGCGGGCTCGCTCGTTGCACCGGACCGGTTGCGATTTGATTTCACCCACTACGCTCCGCTTGGCGAAGACGAAATCGCTGAGATCGAGCGGCTGGTCAACAACGAGATTCTCCATAATCGCGCCGTGCAGACTGAGACAAGGCCGCTTGAAGAAGCTCTGAAGTCAGGCGCGATGGCATTGTTCGGAGAGAAGTACGCTTCGGATGTACGTGTTGTCAGCGTGCCGGGCTTTTCAACGGAGCTATGCGGCGGCACGCACGTTCACGCGACAGGAGACATCGGACCGCTCAAGATCATCAGCGATTCTTCGATCGCGGCAGGCGTCCGGCGAATCGAAGCGCTGACGGCTGACGCCGCGATCGCGCGCTTCCAGGCTGACGAGCAAGTGATCGAACAACTGGCGGAGCGATTCAAAGTCCCGTTGCTTGATATTCCGGCTCAAGTCGACAAGCTTCAAGATCAGGTGCGCCGCTACGAACGCGAGATAGAACAGTTGAAGCTGAAGATGGCTCAAGCGGAATCCGCTTCGGCCGCAGACAGCGCGCGCGAGATCGCGGGGGTTCGAGTCGTTGCGCGACGCGTAACCAACCTTGACGCGAACGGGATGCGCCAGCTCGCGGATTCGCTCTCACAGAAGCTCAAGTCAGGTGTAGTCGTGCTCGGTCAGGCGAACGATGGCAAGGCGTCGCTTGTGACTCGTGTGACTGATGATTTGACCGGCCGGCTGAAGGCCGGAGACATCGTGCGCGAGATCGCCGGGATAGTCGGAGGGAAAGGCGGCGGCCGCGCTGATATGGCAACCGGCGGCGGCAACAAGCCCGAGAAGCTGGATGAGGCTCTGGAGGCTAGTTACGAGACGGTCGAGCGAATGCTCGCGAAGTAG
- a CDS encoding DUF4388 domain-containing protein produces the protein MRYGKDRREAQRISYVCEVECEGAGLNRLATRINDLSVSGAFVDSLTCYAPGTILRLRFYVLDTLIETTAEVRYSMPQMGMGVRFLDLQRGHVAALERLIDGKPPLSAETPSGTGEVSGRRPNGSNTPDDVLLGNFAVVSMFDLIQIIENNRLGGALALMSTAATGEIHFNDGQIVGAHSGLSSGTEALKNFLDVSEGSFEFKRTSTRYPSTIHAPSNMSLMLDLLRVKDEETAAQR, from the coding sequence ATGAGGTACGGTAAGGACAGACGCGAAGCACAGCGAATAAGCTACGTTTGCGAAGTCGAATGTGAAGGTGCTGGCCTCAATCGCCTGGCCACGCGAATCAACGACCTCAGCGTTTCCGGTGCCTTTGTTGACTCGTTGACGTGCTATGCGCCGGGCACCATATTAAGGCTCAGATTCTACGTGCTGGATACATTGATCGAGACCACGGCCGAAGTGCGCTACAGCATGCCACAGATGGGTATGGGCGTGCGATTCCTGGATCTACAGCGAGGCCACGTGGCTGCCCTCGAAAGGCTGATCGACGGCAAACCGCCGCTTTCGGCGGAAACGCCTTCCGGAACCGGCGAGGTGAGCGGGCGCCGACCGAACGGCTCGAACACGCCTGACGACGTCCTGCTGGGGAATTTCGCGGTCGTCAGCATGTTCGACCTCATACAGATAATCGAGAACAATCGGCTTGGCGGCGCGCTCGCGCTGATGTCTACCGCGGCAACCGGTGAGATTCACTTCAATGACGGCCAGATCGTCGGAGCGCATTCGGGCTTGAGCTCGGGTACCGAAGCGCTCAAGAACTTTTTGGACGTCAGCGAAGGCTCGTTCGAATTCAAGAGAACTTCCACTCGTTATCCCAGCACGATCCACGCTCCGAGCAACATGTCGTTGATGCTCGACCTGTTGCGCGTAAAGGACGAAGAAACCGCCGCCCAGAGATAA
- a CDS encoding regulatory protein RecX — MAFGRHRASNKVTGTRGRKLEERPARGRLGTDEYEPGRHSAEPPADKVMGAALKILATRACSEGELRDKLIARRGSDTDQVEKCIERLKELGYVNDDLFAHSYASYRVRLKPLGRARLARELAVKKVSRNRIDDALDLVFGEVAEETLIDRAIGRRIRTHGRPADRAAAKRMFDHLARLGFEYDLISRKLRALKTEPDGDDPSD, encoded by the coding sequence TTGGCTTTTGGAAGGCACAGAGCAAGTAACAAGGTAACCGGAACACGCGGCCGGAAGCTCGAAGAGCGCCCGGCGCGCGGTCGGCTCGGAACAGACGAATATGAACCCGGACGACACAGCGCCGAGCCGCCGGCTGATAAAGTGATGGGGGCGGCGCTCAAGATACTCGCGACTCGTGCCTGCAGCGAAGGCGAGTTGCGCGACAAGCTGATCGCGAGGCGAGGGTCAGACACGGATCAGGTTGAGAAATGCATTGAGAGGCTAAAGGAACTGGGCTACGTCAACGACGATTTGTTCGCGCATAGCTACGCGAGCTATCGCGTTCGCTTGAAGCCGCTGGGCCGGGCCAGGCTAGCGCGCGAGCTGGCCGTCAAAAAAGTCTCCCGCAACAGGATTGACGACGCCCTGGATCTGGTTTTTGGCGAGGTCGCGGAAGAAACCCTGATAGACCGAGCAATCGGGCGACGCATACGAACGCACGGCCGCCCGGCAGACCGCGCCGCTGCCAAACGAATGTTCGATCACCTTGCGCGGCTCGGATTTGAGTACGATTTGATTTCGCGAAAGCTCCGGGCGCTCAAGACGGAGCCAGACGGAGATGACCCGAGCGATTAG
- a CDS encoding type IV pilus twitching motility protein PilT, with the protein MSPSIDQLLTIACSKGASDLHIKAGSFPFIRINGDLQPMVEAQRLAGEDSLNMAFSIMNNRQKQRFNENSEIDIAYGVSGLGRFRCNIFQQRGTVGMVLRVIPTTVRTTEELRLPPVIEKIADENRGLVLVTGSTGSGKSTTLAAMIDYMNRVRTGHIVTIEDPIEFLHRDKKSYVNQREVDVDTRSFSEALRGALRQDPDVILVGEMRDYETIETAVTAAETGHLVLSTLHTLDATETLNRIVSVFPPHQQRAIRLQLASVLKAVISMRLVRAADAIQGRVPAVEVMIVTPYIRDCIIHPEKTATIREAIAQGTSQYGMQTFDQSLFDLYSRGLITFEEALNGATNADEFRLRVSGVRSVSDQAREDMERSRKRTGSLDATKPETKQFVNWLLEGTEQVTR; encoded by the coding sequence ATGTCACCGAGCATCGACCAGTTGTTGACAATCGCGTGCAGCAAGGGCGCGTCTGATCTGCACATCAAGGCCGGGAGCTTTCCGTTCATCCGCATCAACGGCGATCTTCAGCCGATGGTGGAGGCGCAACGCCTGGCGGGCGAAGACTCGCTCAACATGGCGTTTTCGATAATGAACAACCGCCAGAAGCAGCGGTTCAACGAGAATTCTGAGATTGATATCGCGTACGGTGTATCCGGGCTGGGCCGGTTCCGCTGCAACATATTCCAGCAGCGCGGCACCGTCGGAATGGTGCTGCGAGTCATTCCAACAACCGTGCGAACGACCGAAGAGCTGCGCCTGCCGCCGGTGATCGAGAAGATCGCCGACGAAAACCGCGGTCTCGTGCTGGTCACCGGCTCGACTGGATCGGGAAAGTCGACGACGCTCGCCGCGATGATCGACTACATGAATCGCGTTCGCACCGGGCACATCGTAACAATCGAAGACCCAATCGAGTTTCTGCACCGCGACAAGAAGTCTTACGTGAACCAGCGCGAGGTCGATGTCGATACACGAAGCTTCTCAGAAGCGCTGCGCGGGGCGTTGAGACAGGATCCCGACGTCATACTTGTCGGCGAAATGCGCGACTACGAGACGATCGAGACTGCGGTCACCGCAGCCGAGACCGGCCATCTGGTCCTATCCACGCTGCACACGCTCGACGCAACCGAGACACTCAACCGCATCGTATCCGTCTTTCCACCGCATCAGCAGCGAGCGATTCGCTTGCAGCTTGCAAGCGTGCTGAAAGCGGTGATCTCGATGAGGCTTGTGCGCGCGGCTGACGCGATACAGGGGCGAGTGCCGGCAGTCGAGGTCATGATAGTGACTCCGTACATACGCGATTGCATCATTCACCCGGAGAAAACCGCGACGATACGCGAAGCAATAGCGCAGGGCACTTCGCAGTACGGGATGCAGACCTTCGACCAGTCGTTGTTTGATCTGTACTCTCGCGGATTGATAACATTCGAAGAGGCGTTGAACGGCGCTACCAATGCCGATGAATTCCGACTAAGAGTTTCCGGCGTCAGATCGGTATCGGACCAGGCTCGCGAAGACATGGAGCGATCACGAAAACGCACCGGGTCGCTGGATGCAACCAAGCCCGAGACCAAGCAATTCGTCAATTGGCTTTTGGAAGGCACAGAGCAAGTAACAAGGTAA
- a CDS encoding aldo/keto reductase, which yields MSKATPMGTRRYAQRMNSTVAKGHFHERDGLLVSSIGLGTYLGHWDEHTDRSYQEAIKRAIGLGCNVIDSAINYRFQRSERAIGAALKDQFEAGKASRDEIVVATKGGFFPFEDEPPRDPRAWVLENVVNKGLAQAEEIVGGSHCMTPRYLEDQLARSLENLGLETIDIYYIHNPESQLEAVSRDEFNKRVRAAFEVLERAAVDGRIGSYGTATWNGYRQQQGSGGYLSLAEMVAIAREAGGEEHHFRAIQLPYNLAMPEALTNANQLVEGEQLSLLMAAARLGVTVMCSASMLQAKLSQHLPPFVGEALKGLSTDAQRAIQFVRSTPGVTTALVGMAQRSHVDENMAVGAVPIASVEEFFSMFSSDET from the coding sequence ATGAGCAAAGCTACTCCAATGGGAACACGACGATACGCCCAGCGGATGAATTCGACGGTCGCTAAAGGTCACTTCCACGAACGGGATGGCTTGCTCGTTTCTTCGATAGGGCTCGGCACGTATCTCGGTCACTGGGACGAGCACACGGATCGAAGCTATCAAGAGGCTATCAAGCGCGCGATCGGTCTGGGCTGCAACGTCATCGACTCGGCCATCAACTATCGCTTCCAGCGCAGCGAGCGGGCGATAGGCGCCGCGCTCAAAGACCAGTTCGAAGCAGGCAAAGCCTCGCGCGACGAGATCGTTGTAGCGACAAAGGGCGGGTTCTTTCCTTTCGAAGACGAACCGCCGCGCGACCCTCGAGCCTGGGTCCTCGAGAATGTCGTCAACAAGGGTCTTGCGCAAGCGGAGGAAATCGTTGGCGGCAGCCACTGCATGACGCCGCGCTATCTTGAAGACCAACTCGCTCGCAGTCTTGAAAACCTCGGCCTCGAGACGATCGACATCTATTACATTCACAATCCGGAGTCCCAGCTCGAAGCGGTCTCGCGCGATGAGTTCAACAAGCGAGTGCGTGCCGCTTTTGAAGTCCTCGAGCGCGCGGCCGTGGACGGACGCATCGGCTCGTATGGCACGGCTACATGGAATGGGTATCGACAGCAGCAGGGGTCGGGCGGGTACCTGTCGCTCGCAGAGATGGTGGCGATCGCCCGCGAGGCGGGAGGCGAAGAGCATCACTTCAGAGCTATTCAGTTGCCTTACAACCTCGCAATGCCCGAAGCGCTAACAAACGCGAATCAGCTTGTTGAGGGCGAGCAACTTTCACTCTTGATGGCCGCCGCTCGGCTTGGCGTCACGGTTATGTGCAGCGCGTCGATGTTGCAGGCGAAGCTGAGTCAACACCTTCCGCCGTTCGTCGGTGAAGCATTGAAAGGGTTGAGCACCGACGCTCAGCGGGCGATTCAGTTCGTGCGCTCGACTCCCGGCGTCACAACCGCGCTCGTTGGGATGGCTCAGCGCTCGCACGTCGACGAGAATATGGCGGTTGGCGCGGTTCCAATCGCATCCGTTGAAGAATTCTTCAGCATGTTTTCGAGCGACGAAACTTGA